The following coding sequences are from one Diabrotica virgifera virgifera chromosome 2, PGI_DIABVI_V3a window:
- the LOC114337378 gene encoding E3 SUMO-protein ligase KIAA1586-like, whose amino-acid sequence MDNSKPKQKTLTSFFSASVKRELNTLGLPKGTKQDKSNVVSVDELAIGNSLNKNEQISEPSTSTNKEKETKWPDVWTEEMWTRKKETYPWIDCKEGKLGCKVCFEVTTMGAFKKEHVSLSHEWRTFQVSCYGSNRTNQLKSLRKKIIEHKQSKAHSTAQAIVESSHKNPITQLVDSANTAHMESTKDIFRSAYYIAKNDRPYNDHFGLLELQKLNGVDIGVGLHSRYSAVEIIDHISKEMKLRILNKVKEVSGKISIIIDESTSISSKSVLIIYLKCEISKEKSPNILFLDLVELPDQRAESVFNSTLKCLEQYGFDNGYSKQNLVSFTSDGASVMLGKHSGVAKRFSTLYPDIIVWHCLNHRLELAIGDAVSEVAGVNHFQIFMDKLYSLYSASPKNKRELKDCAQELDIQMNKIGRVLSTRWVASSFRTVSAVWFGFQALANHFSKAINDPDRTSTEKSKYSGLLNRLTSQSFLLNLAFMFDILAELALLSESLENRNTSIVYADKLINRSVRYLEHLKEKPGTKVLEAQIAIKEGNFASVVLKTNPKIVSFNGQQLISSVINNLKQRMFLTTFDGEAQYEDLINSFKVLEPEYWPTCIPPSFGQTQVEQLCKRFKLNVNKAVFAYRDYLDNSRQVPDGLQELLNCTKIIPCSSADCERGFSCMNNMVTPSRNALTVAHVSSLMFIKIQGPPLQEWQPETYVTKWLRSHRSADDSRTRVAENPKKNAKKDAFWHLL is encoded by the coding sequence ATGGATAACTCTAAACCTAAACAAAAAACTTTAACCTCATTTTTTAGTGCGTCGGTGAAACGTGAACTAAACACGTTAGGCCTACCTAAAGGAACCAAGCAAGATAAATCCAATGTTGTTTCGGTTGATGAATTAGCGATTGGAAACTCTTTAAATAAAAACGAACAAATAAGTGAACCCAGCACATCAACGAATAAGGAAAAAGAAACAAAATGGCCTGACGTTTGGACAGAAGAGATGTGGACTCGTAAGAAGGAAACTTATCCTTGGATAGATTGCAAAGAAGGTAAATTAGGCTGCAAAGTTTGTTTTGAAGTCACAACTATGGGTGCTTTTAAGAAAGAACACGTTTCTTTAAGTCATGAGTGGCGCACATTTCAAGTTAGCTGTTACGGCTCAAACCGAACTAACCAGCTCAAATcacttagaaaaaaaattatagagcacAAACAGTCCAAAGCACATAGTACTGCTCAGGCCATTGTTGAATCCTCTCATAAAAATCCTATTACGCAATTAGTTGATTCTGCAAATACAGCTCACATGGAATCAACTAAAGATATTTTTAGGTCAGCTTACTACATAGCTAAGAACGACCGACCATATAACGATCATTTCGGTTTATTAGAACTTCAAAAACTAAATGGAGTAGATATCGGTGTAGGCCTTCATTCAAGATACAGTGCTGTAGAAATTATTGATCATATATCAAAAGAGATGAAGTTAAGAATATTGAATAAGGTTAAGGAAGTTTCTGGGAAAATTTCTATCATTATTGATGAATCCACCAGCATAAGTTCAAAGTCAGTACTCATAATTTATTTGAAGTGTGAAATAAGTAAAGAAAAGTCCCCTAACATTTTGTTCTTAGATCTAGTTGAACTTCCTGATCAAAGGGCCGAATCTGTTTTTAACAGTACACTTAAGTGCCTTGAACAATATGGGTTTGACAATGGTTATTCAAAACAGAACTTAGTTTCTTTCACAAGTGACGGGGCTAGTGTTATGTTAGGGAAACACTCAGGAGTGGCAAAGAGGTTTTCAACTTTGTACCCTGATATAATCGTTTGGCACTGTTTAAATCACAGATTGGAATTGGCTATTGGGGACGCAGTCAGCGAAGTGGCCGGAGTGAATCATTTCCAGATATTTATGGACAAACTGTACTCGCTGTACAGCGCCTCTCCAAAAAACAAGCGTGAGTTAAAAGACTGTGCACAAGAACTTGACATTCAGATGAACAAAATCGGAAGAGTGTTGAGCACAAGATGGGTAGCCAGTAGCTTTCGTACCGTTTCGGCTGTGTGGTTTGGCTTTCAAGCTTTGGCAAACCATTTCTCTAAAGCCATAAACGATCCTGACAGAACATCGACTGAAAAAAGCAAATATAGTGGTTTATTAAATAGGCTAACATCTCAGAGTTTTCTACTAAACTTGGCCTTTATGTTTGACATTCTTGCTGAATTGGCTTTGTTATCAGAGAGCTTAGAGAATAGAAACACTTCTATTGTGTATGCAGACAAACTGATAAACAGATCCGTAAGATATTTAGAGCACTTAAAGGAGAAGCCAGGCACGAAAGTTCTGGAAGCACAAATCGCCATAAAAGAAGGAAATTTTGCATCAGTTGTGTTAAAAACTAATCCAAAAATTGTATCGTTCAATGGACAGCAACTTATTTCTAGTGTTATAAATAACCTAAAGCAAAGAATGTTTCTCACCACATTTGATGGGGAAGCCCAATATGAAGATCTTATAAACTCTTTTAAAGTATTAGAACCTGAGTATTGGCCAACCTGCATTCCACCAAGTTTTGGTCAAACTCAAGTAGAGCAACTGTGCAAGAGATTTAAATTGAACGTCAACAAAGCTGTCTTTGCCTACAGAGACTATTTGGACAACAGCCGACAAGTGCCTGATGGATTGCAAGAACTGTTAAACTGCACTAAAATAATACCTTGCAGCTCAGCTGATTGTGAACGGGGTTTCAGTTGTATGAACAATATGGTTACACCATCAAGAAACGCTTTGACTGTTGCTCATGTATCATCATTGATGTTCATAAAAATCCAAGGTCCACCTCTCCAAGAATGGCAGCCTGAGACGTACGTCACTAAATGGCTGAGGAGCCACCGGTCTGCAGACGATTCCAGGACAAGAGTTGCAGAAAACCCAAAAAAGAACGCAAAGAAGGATGCATTTTGGCACTTACTTTGA